The Thamnophis elegans isolate rThaEle1 chromosome Z, rThaEle1.pri, whole genome shotgun sequence genome contains a region encoding:
- the LOC116522815 gene encoding BEN domain-containing protein 3-like isoform X1, translating to MNFLSVISVLPFFFKLGIKNNMKGETDKEDEMLNCFVIPRPEKNSLDGLITSLQDINKRKRTSFGLDGSGNPKEILPSVKRRGIAQEEQTSNLKCRDGGLPTQEDVEQPNKNKNSSLTWICEETLNNTVMPSYKKPLYGISHKITEKKTLPGKEQFTTFELFEKINPSSPSSFRTLNEQRKRDTSNIAAESDSNIYSLIQKMFYTLNTLNSNMTQLNSKVDLLSLEVSRIKKHVSPMDAVAEFKPPPEYQLTASELKQIMDQGTSGGDLACRLLVQLFPELFSEDELSKACTTCGYLNKKKLESLHLQLIRNYVEVCYPSMKNPAVWQTECLPQVNDFFNSFWAQREMENSQPDIQPSSFYESDHINDKDDDEILPTDRNTSVASEWVFDAQDINEFLDEASSPGEFCVFLLHRLFPELFDHRKLAERYSCYGEGGKQELDPQRLQVIRRYTEIYFPAMQERKAWLQHCVQRINDELESMYMDDSENEQMRDDCYDSSSLPDDVSVIKVEDNFEYERPGRRSKKIWLVPIDFDKLDIPSPDFDVPVSDYLLSKEQLKNIYESSLSIGNFASRLLVHLFPELFTPENLRKQYNCSGSLGKKQLDPVRIKLIRHYVQMLYSRAKNDRVWTLEFVGKLDERCRRRDTEQRRTYQLQRKVHVPGPERKEFLTYAINPERFKEEFEGPPLPPERSNKDFCKIPLEELIVPPPDFSVPSLYLLSDKEVREIVQQSLSVGNFAARLLVRLFPELFTSDNLRLQYNHSGACNKKQLDPVRLRLIRHYVEAVYPVEKMDEVWHYECIPSIDERCRRPNRKKCDILKKAKRTKK from the exons ATGAATTTCCTATCTGTGATATCTGTGTTaccatttttctttaaattaggtattaaaaataatatgaaagGAGAAACTGATAAAGAAGATGAAATGCTAAACTGCTTTGTGATTCCAAGACCTGAAAAGAATTCACTGGATGGTTTAATAACTTCCCTACAAGACATTAACAAGCGAAAACGAACCTCATTTGGTTTGGATGGATCAGGGAACCCCAAAGAAATCCTGCCAAGTGTGAAAAGAAGAGGCATTGCACAAGAG gaaCAGACCTCAAACTTGAAATGCAGAGATGGAGGATTGCCTACTCAGGAAGATGTTGAACAGCCAAACAAGAACAAAAATTCCAGTCTAACATGGATTTGTGAAGAAACTTTGAATAACACAGTTATGCCTTCATATAAGAAACCTCTTTATGGGATCTCTCACAAAATTACAGAGAAGAAGACTCTGCCAGGAAAAGAGCAGTTTACCACCTTTGAGTTATTTGAAAAGATTAATCCTAGCAGTCCTTCCAGTTTTAGGACTTTGAATGAGCAGCGGAAAAGAGACACAAGCAATATCGCTGCCGAATCTGATTCAAATATCTATTCTTTAATACAAAAaatgttttatacactgaatacattaaATTCTAACATGACTCAGCTGAATAGCAAAGTCGATCTGTTGTCCCTAGAAGTCAGTAGAATTAAGAAACATGTCAGCCCAATGGATGCTGTTGCAGAATTCAAGCCCCCTCCTGAATATCAACTGACTGCCTCAGAACTCAAACAGATTATGGATCAAGGTACATCAGGTGGTGATCTGGCTTGCCGATTACTCGTACAGCTTTTCCCAGAACTCTTTAGTGAGGATGAATTAAGTAAAGCCTGCACCACGTGTGGTTATCTTAACAAAAAGAAACTTGAATCACTTCATCTGCAGCTCATCCGAAATTATGTGGAAGTCTGTTATCCATCCATGAAAAATCCCGCTGTTTGGCAAACGGAATGTTTGCCTCAGGTCAATGACTTTTTCAATAGTTTTTGGGctcagagagagatggagaacagTCAACCAGATATACAACCCTCCAGTTTTTATGAGTCTGATCATATTAATGATAAAGATGATGATGAAATTCTACCTACTGATAGAAATACTTCTGTTGCCTCAGAATGGGTATTTGATGCTCAGGATATAAATGAATTTTTAGATGAAGCGTCTTCTCCTGGAGAATTTTGTGTATTTTTGCTACACAGATTGTTTCCAGAACTCTTTGACCATAGAAAATTGGCTGAAAGATACAGCTGTTACGGAGAGGGTGGAAAGCAAGAACTTGATCCTCAGCGACTTCAGGTAATCCGCAGGTACACAGAGATTTACTTTCCTGCTATGCAGGAGAGAAAGGCTTGGTTACAGCATTGTGTTCAGCGAATAAATGATGAACTTGAAAGCATGTATATGGATGACAGTGAGAATGAACAGATGAGGGATGATTGCTACGATTCTTCAAGTTTGCCTGATGATGTGTCAGTTATAAAAGTAGAAGATAACTTTGAATATGAAAGACCGGGTAGAAGATCAAAAAAGATTTGGCTTGTTCCCATAGACTTTGATAAACTTGATATTCCTTCCCCTGATTTTGACGTTCCTGTCTCAGATTATCTGTTAAGTAAGGAGCAGCTTAAGAATATATATGAAAGTAGCTTGTCCATAGGTAATTTTGCTTCTCGATTGCTAGTTCACTTATTCCCTGAATTGTTTACTCCTGAAAACTTAAGGAAACAGTACAATTGCAGTGGCTCACTAGGCAAAAAGCAACTTGACCCTGTGAGAATTAAATTGATTCGACACTACGTGCAAATGCTGTATTCAAGAGCTAAGAATGATAGAGTATGGACGCTGGAATTTGTTGGGAAACTGGATGAAAGATGTCGTCGAAGAGATACTGAACAGAGACGCACGTACCAATTGCAGCGAAAAGTCCATGTACCGGGACCTGAGAGGAAGGAATTCCTGACCTATGCAATAAACCCAGAACGATTTAAAGAGGAATTTGAAGGGCCACCATTGCCTCCGGAAAGAAGCAACAAAGACTTTTGCAAGATACCACTCGAGGAACTTATTGTTCCTCCGCCAGACTTCTCTGTGCCTTCTCTATATTTGCTGTCTGATAAAGAGGTAAGGGAAATAGTGCAACAAAGCCTTTCAGTTGGTAACTTCGCTGCCCGCCTCTTGGTAAGGCTTTTTCCAGAGCTTTTTACCTCAGATAACCTCAGACTGCAATACAACCATTCGGGGGCTTGTAACAAGAAGCAGCTCGATCCCGTCAGACTGAGACTGATCCGCCATTATGTTGAAGCTGTTTACCCTGTTGAAAAGATGGATGAAGTTTGGCATTATGAATGTATTCCAAGCATTGATGAGCGATGCAGACgtccaaatagaaaaaaatgtgacaTATTGAAAAAAGCCAAGAGAACGAAAAAGTGA
- the LOC116522815 gene encoding BEN domain-containing protein 3-like isoform X2, with amino-acid sequence MNSAELFDDEDNTDVCIKNNMKGETDKEDEMLNCFVIPRPEKNSLDGLITSLQDINKRKRTSFGLDGSGNPKEILPSVKRRGIAQEEQTSNLKCRDGGLPTQEDVEQPNKNKNSSLTWICEETLNNTVMPSYKKPLYGISHKITEKKTLPGKEQFTTFELFEKINPSSPSSFRTLNEQRKRDTSNIAAESDSNIYSLIQKMFYTLNTLNSNMTQLNSKVDLLSLEVSRIKKHVSPMDAVAEFKPPPEYQLTASELKQIMDQGTSGGDLACRLLVQLFPELFSEDELSKACTTCGYLNKKKLESLHLQLIRNYVEVCYPSMKNPAVWQTECLPQVNDFFNSFWAQREMENSQPDIQPSSFYESDHINDKDDDEILPTDRNTSVASEWVFDAQDINEFLDEASSPGEFCVFLLHRLFPELFDHRKLAERYSCYGEGGKQELDPQRLQVIRRYTEIYFPAMQERKAWLQHCVQRINDELESMYMDDSENEQMRDDCYDSSSLPDDVSVIKVEDNFEYERPGRRSKKIWLVPIDFDKLDIPSPDFDVPVSDYLLSKEQLKNIYESSLSIGNFASRLLVHLFPELFTPENLRKQYNCSGSLGKKQLDPVRIKLIRHYVQMLYSRAKNDRVWTLEFVGKLDERCRRRDTEQRRTYQLQRKVHVPGPERKEFLTYAINPERFKEEFEGPPLPPERSNKDFCKIPLEELIVPPPDFSVPSLYLLSDKEVREIVQQSLSVGNFAARLLVRLFPELFTSDNLRLQYNHSGACNKKQLDPVRLRLIRHYVEAVYPVEKMDEVWHYECIPSIDERCRRPNRKKCDILKKAKRTKK; translated from the exons ATGAATTCAGCTGAACTATTTGATGATGAAGATAATACTGACG ttt gtattaaaaataatatgaaagGAGAAACTGATAAAGAAGATGAAATGCTAAACTGCTTTGTGATTCCAAGACCTGAAAAGAATTCACTGGATGGTTTAATAACTTCCCTACAAGACATTAACAAGCGAAAACGAACCTCATTTGGTTTGGATGGATCAGGGAACCCCAAAGAAATCCTGCCAAGTGTGAAAAGAAGAGGCATTGCACAAGAG gaaCAGACCTCAAACTTGAAATGCAGAGATGGAGGATTGCCTACTCAGGAAGATGTTGAACAGCCAAACAAGAACAAAAATTCCAGTCTAACATGGATTTGTGAAGAAACTTTGAATAACACAGTTATGCCTTCATATAAGAAACCTCTTTATGGGATCTCTCACAAAATTACAGAGAAGAAGACTCTGCCAGGAAAAGAGCAGTTTACCACCTTTGAGTTATTTGAAAAGATTAATCCTAGCAGTCCTTCCAGTTTTAGGACTTTGAATGAGCAGCGGAAAAGAGACACAAGCAATATCGCTGCCGAATCTGATTCAAATATCTATTCTTTAATACAAAAaatgttttatacactgaatacattaaATTCTAACATGACTCAGCTGAATAGCAAAGTCGATCTGTTGTCCCTAGAAGTCAGTAGAATTAAGAAACATGTCAGCCCAATGGATGCTGTTGCAGAATTCAAGCCCCCTCCTGAATATCAACTGACTGCCTCAGAACTCAAACAGATTATGGATCAAGGTACATCAGGTGGTGATCTGGCTTGCCGATTACTCGTACAGCTTTTCCCAGAACTCTTTAGTGAGGATGAATTAAGTAAAGCCTGCACCACGTGTGGTTATCTTAACAAAAAGAAACTTGAATCACTTCATCTGCAGCTCATCCGAAATTATGTGGAAGTCTGTTATCCATCCATGAAAAATCCCGCTGTTTGGCAAACGGAATGTTTGCCTCAGGTCAATGACTTTTTCAATAGTTTTTGGGctcagagagagatggagaacagTCAACCAGATATACAACCCTCCAGTTTTTATGAGTCTGATCATATTAATGATAAAGATGATGATGAAATTCTACCTACTGATAGAAATACTTCTGTTGCCTCAGAATGGGTATTTGATGCTCAGGATATAAATGAATTTTTAGATGAAGCGTCTTCTCCTGGAGAATTTTGTGTATTTTTGCTACACAGATTGTTTCCAGAACTCTTTGACCATAGAAAATTGGCTGAAAGATACAGCTGTTACGGAGAGGGTGGAAAGCAAGAACTTGATCCTCAGCGACTTCAGGTAATCCGCAGGTACACAGAGATTTACTTTCCTGCTATGCAGGAGAGAAAGGCTTGGTTACAGCATTGTGTTCAGCGAATAAATGATGAACTTGAAAGCATGTATATGGATGACAGTGAGAATGAACAGATGAGGGATGATTGCTACGATTCTTCAAGTTTGCCTGATGATGTGTCAGTTATAAAAGTAGAAGATAACTTTGAATATGAAAGACCGGGTAGAAGATCAAAAAAGATTTGGCTTGTTCCCATAGACTTTGATAAACTTGATATTCCTTCCCCTGATTTTGACGTTCCTGTCTCAGATTATCTGTTAAGTAAGGAGCAGCTTAAGAATATATATGAAAGTAGCTTGTCCATAGGTAATTTTGCTTCTCGATTGCTAGTTCACTTATTCCCTGAATTGTTTACTCCTGAAAACTTAAGGAAACAGTACAATTGCAGTGGCTCACTAGGCAAAAAGCAACTTGACCCTGTGAGAATTAAATTGATTCGACACTACGTGCAAATGCTGTATTCAAGAGCTAAGAATGATAGAGTATGGACGCTGGAATTTGTTGGGAAACTGGATGAAAGATGTCGTCGAAGAGATACTGAACAGAGACGCACGTACCAATTGCAGCGAAAAGTCCATGTACCGGGACCTGAGAGGAAGGAATTCCTGACCTATGCAATAAACCCAGAACGATTTAAAGAGGAATTTGAAGGGCCACCATTGCCTCCGGAAAGAAGCAACAAAGACTTTTGCAAGATACCACTCGAGGAACTTATTGTTCCTCCGCCAGACTTCTCTGTGCCTTCTCTATATTTGCTGTCTGATAAAGAGGTAAGGGAAATAGTGCAACAAAGCCTTTCAGTTGGTAACTTCGCTGCCCGCCTCTTGGTAAGGCTTTTTCCAGAGCTTTTTACCTCAGATAACCTCAGACTGCAATACAACCATTCGGGGGCTTGTAACAAGAAGCAGCTCGATCCCGTCAGACTGAGACTGATCCGCCATTATGTTGAAGCTGTTTACCCTGTTGAAAAGATGGATGAAGTTTGGCATTATGAATGTATTCCAAGCATTGATGAGCGATGCAGACgtccaaatagaaaaaaatgtgacaTATTGAAAAAAGCCAAGAGAACGAAAAAGTGA